A window of the Archocentrus centrarchus isolate MPI-CPG fArcCen1 chromosome 17, fArcCen1, whole genome shotgun sequence genome harbors these coding sequences:
- the tnk2b gene encoding activated CDC42 kinase 1 isoform X2, with protein sequence MRRFDKLKKTFPFLAHFHVYRKLGSSMQCEEGTEWLLELLMEVQLQQYFLRIRDDLNVTRLSHFDYVKNEDLEKIGMGRPGQRRLWEAVKRRKAMCKRKSWMSKVFSGKRPDGGDLPQQGQPASSFRKLSPTPPLGLGEGVLATQPSGGALLDGQQQSLTCLIPEKDLTLFEKLGDGSFGVVKRGEWLTPAGKVLNVAVKCLKTDVLTQPDALEDFICEVNAMHSLDHQNLIRLYGVVLTHPMKMVTELAPLGSLLERLRCIRPQGPVLIHTLCQYAVQVACGMAYLEQRRFIHRDLAARNILLASAHRVKIGDFGLMRALPNNHEHYVMQEHRKVPFAWCAPESLKTRTFSHATDTWMFGVTLWEMFTHGLEPWLGLNGSQILHKIDKEGERLPKPEDCPQDIYNVMLQCWAQKPDDRPTFVALREFLLETMPTDMCALQDFDEPDKLQIQVNDVITIIEGRAENYWWRGQNKRTLKVGQFPRNVVTSVAGLSAHDISRPLKNSFIHTGHGDSNPHHCWGFPDRIDDLYLGNPMDPPDVLGLDLSAARPTQLPGRAKKPSYDPVNEEEDLTPAGLKRLSLRKTGSVKGLKLKPAAWVSASKQGGGRTSGSGQNPNSEVSLIDFGEEYPLPTPSPSPVVEVPIPLLAKLALEAENLLDRTPPQSPSRSLPRPLHPTPVVDWDARPLPPPPAYDDVAQDEDDMEVSSINSSEQQTEAEHSDVHNPEEALSSGQKMEDEALVSRGSNRSGLEDNLFLPSKQSQDLSTSFSQSAELFQELQQECMRRLNVPAASAPRPCSPLQNSVSGPQTHQSPKTQEEQQQSVLSSSEDKPQIPPRVPIPPRPVKKGDYTSARWSRDLSLSPVPADTTENVSSTGQERPPQIPPRDPLSQPGSRTPSPMGLVVGSPQQRLYSVSPNTMQAAFTSCPPTHTYSSYLSTSPGKLMPTTHSFASDPKYAAPKVIQAQVQGKEPTSKGPCILPIVRDGRKVSNTHYYLLPERPPYLDRFDRFFREAESLPANDVEERHIRQANTATVRPMVVSSHTVQGHTQVQGLVLPGGDLKANFSSNNNSNLSGPRSGMKTSVSLPRVCSDGLTAPAVAASCTRTDGGGNTAERVKMVQEAVHGVTIEECQAALHNHNWNVQQAVHYLKVEQLFCLGLRSRSECLKLLEMCDWNLEVASTHMLDNYGSTTRQRR encoded by the exons ATGCGACGCTTTGACAAGCTGAAAAAGACATTCCCTTTCCTGGCACACTTTCACGTATATCGA AAACTGGGAAGTAGCATGCAGTGCGAGGAAGGGACGGAATGGTTGCTGGAGCTGCTGATGgaggtgcagctgcagcagtactTCCTACGGATCCGAGATGACCTTAACGTCACCCGGCTGTCGCACTTTGACTACGTCAAGAATGAAGACCTGGAGAAGATCGGCATGGGTCGACCCG GGCAGAGAAGGCTATGGGAGGCTGTGAAAAGGAGGAAAGCCATGTGCAAGCGCAAGTCCTGGATGAGCAAG GTTTTTAGTGGTAAACGTCCAGATGGAGGAGACTTGCCCCAGCAGGGCCAACCAGCCTCTTCATTTCGTAAGCTGTCTCCCACACCTCCTCTGGGCCTGGGGGAGGGAGTGCTAGCCACACAGCCCAGTGGGGGTGCTCTCCTTGATGGGCAGCAGCAGAGTCTGACCTGCCTCATCCCAGAGAAGGACTTGACACTGTTTGAGAAGCTTGGGGATGGCTCATTTGGCGTTGTGAAGAGAGGAGAGTGGCTGACACCTGCAGGGAAGGTG CTGAATGTAGCTGTGAAGTGTCTGAAGACAGATGTGCTCACCCAGCCTGACGCTCTGGAGGATTTCATCTGCGAGGTCAACGCCATGCACTCGCTGGACCATCAAAACCTGATTCGCCTCTACGGTGTGGTGCTCACACACCCAATGAAGATG GTGACTGAACTGGCACCTCTCGGTTCTCTGCTGGAGCGTTTGCGATGCATTCGTCCTCAAGGCCCAGTATTGATCCACACTCTATGCCAGTATGCTGtgcaggtggcttgtggcatgGCTTATCTGGAGCAGAGGAGGTTCATTCACAGAGACCTGGCAGCGAG GAACATCCTGCTGGCCTCGGCTCACAGAGTGAAGATTGGAGACTTTGGCCTGATGAGGGCGCTGCCCAACAACCATGAGCACTATGTCATGCAGGAGCATCGAAAGGTCCCTTTTGCATG GTGTGCCCCGGAGAGTTTAAAGACAAGAACATTCTCCCATGCAACAGACACTTGGATGTTTGGAGTCACTCTCTGGGAGATGTTCACACATGGTCTGGAGCCTTGGCTGGGTCTCAATGGTAGCCAG ATTCTCCATAAGATTGATAAAGAGGGAGAGCGCCTCCCTAAGCCAGAAGACTGTCCACAAGATATCTATAACGTCATGCTGCAGTGTTGGGCTCAGAAACCAGATGACAGACCAACTTTTGTTGCTCTGCGGGAGTTCCTGCTTGAG acTATGCCTACAGACATGTGTGCTCTACAGGACTTTGATGAGCCTGACAAACTCCAGATCCAGGTCAATGATGTTATCACCATCATAGAGGGGAG GGCAGAGAATTATTGGTGGCGAGGTCAAAATAAACGCACCCTAAAGGTCGGGCAGTTCCCCAGGAACGTGGTGACGTCTGTAGCAGGGTTGTCTGCGCATGACATCAGCCGTCCACTCAAGAATAGCTTCATCCACACAGGGCACGGAGACAGCAACCCCCATCATTGCTGGGGCTTCCCCGACAGGATCGATGA CTTGTACCTCGGGAATCCCATGGATCCTCCCGATGTTCTGGGTTTAGACCTGAGTGCTGCACGACCCACACAGCTACCAGGACGAGCTAAAA AACCTTCCTATGACCCAGTAAATGAGGAGGAGGATCTGACCCCGGCAGGACTGAAGAGATTATCGCTTCGGAAAACTGGTTCTGTCAAAGGCCTCAAACTTAAACCGGCTGCGTGGGTCTCTGCTTCTAAACAGGGAGGAGGCAGGACTTCAGGCTCAGGCCAGAACCCTAACAGTGAAGTGTCCCTTATTGACTTTGGAGAAGAGTACCCCCTACCCACGCCCTCTCCCTCACCCGTGGTTGAAGTTCCAATTCCTTTATTGGCCAAGCTAGCTTTGGAAGCAGAAAACCTCCTGGACAGGACTCCGCCTCAAAGCCCATCAAGATCATTGCCCCGCCCCCTTCACCCCACGCCAGTAGTGGACTGGGATGCACGGCcattacccccacccccagcctaTGACGATGTAGCGCAAGATGAAGACGATATGGAG GTGAGCTCCATCAACAGCTCAGAGCAGCAGACTGAAGCAGAGCATAGTGATGTCCATAATCCAGAAGAAGCTCTCTCCTCTGGGCAAAAGATGGAGGATGAGGCTCTTGTCTCCAGGGGTTCAAACAGATCAGGTCTAGAGGACAACCTCTTTCTCCCCAGCAAGCAGAGCCAGGATCTGTCCACCTCCTTTTCACAGTCTGCAGAGCTCTTTCAAGAACTTCAACAAGAGTGCATGAGGAGGCTCAATGTACCAGCGGCAAGTGCTCCTCGGCCATGCTCGCCATTGCAAAACTCAGTCTCGGGTCCCCAAACTCATCAAAGCCCCAAGACCCAGGAGGAACAACAGCAGAGTGTCCTCTCCTCCAGTGAAGACAAACCGCAGATCCCCCCACGTGTTCCCATCCCCCCTCGCCCTGTAAAGAAGGGTGACTACACCTCTGCCCGCTGGTCAAGGgatctttctctttctccagtGCCGGCTGACACCACAGAAAACGTTTCAAGCACAGGTCAGGAACGACCACCTCAGATCCCTCCCAGAGACCCTTTGTCTCAGCCTGGCTCCAGAACTCCAAGCCCAATGGGGCTGGTAGTGGGTTCCCCACAGCAGAGACTCTACTCTGTCAGCCCCAACACAATGCAGGCTGCCTTTACATCCTGCCCCCCCACACATACCTACAGCTCCTACCTCTCTACCTCTCCAGGTAAACTCATGCCTACTACACACAGCTTTGCTTCAGATCCTAAATATGCTGCACCCAAAGTGATTCAGGCCCAAGTGCAGGGGAAGGAGCCCACTAGCAAAGGCCCCTGTATCCTGCCTATTGTCCGTGATGGGCGTAAAGTCAGTAATACTCACTATTACCTTCTGCCAGAGAGGCCGCCATATCTTGATCGATTTGATCGCTTCTTCAGGGAGGCTGAGAGCCTTCCTGCCAATGACGTGGAAGAAAGGCATATACGGCAAGCTAACACAGCCACAGTCAGACCGATGGTGGTCAGCAGTCACACAGTGCAGGGACACACCCAGGTACAGGGGCTGGTCCTGCCGGGTGGTGACCTGAAGGCTAATTTCTCCTCCAATAATAACAGCAATCTGAGTGGTCCACGGTCAGGGATGAAGACTTCAGTTAGTCTTCCTCGTGTCTGTTCAGACGGGCTGACAGCACCAGCAGTCGCTGCTTCCTGTACCAGGACAGACGGAGGAGGGAACACAGCTGAGAGGGTCAAAATG GTGCAGGAGGCGGTTCATGGTGTGACGATAGAGGAGTGCCAGGCTGCTCTCCATAATCACAACTGGAACGTCCAGCAAGCTGTGCATTATCTAAAG GTAGAGCAGTTGTTCTGTTTGGGTCTGAGGAGCAGATCAGAGTGTCTAAAGCTGCTGGAGATGTGTGACTGGAACCTGGAGGTGGCCAGCACTCACATGTTGGATAACTATGGTTCTACAACAAGACAAAG ACGGTGA
- the tnk2b gene encoding activated CDC42 kinase 1 isoform X1, with protein MGETAEYQRLQETTESDYQRLPSDDEEKLGSSMQCEEGTEWLLELLMEVQLQQYFLRIRDDLNVTRLSHFDYVKNEDLEKIGMGRPGQRRLWEAVKRRKAMCKRKSWMSKVFSGKRPDGGDLPQQGQPASSFRKLSPTPPLGLGEGVLATQPSGGALLDGQQQSLTCLIPEKDLTLFEKLGDGSFGVVKRGEWLTPAGKVLNVAVKCLKTDVLTQPDALEDFICEVNAMHSLDHQNLIRLYGVVLTHPMKMVTELAPLGSLLERLRCIRPQGPVLIHTLCQYAVQVACGMAYLEQRRFIHRDLAARNILLASAHRVKIGDFGLMRALPNNHEHYVMQEHRKVPFAWCAPESLKTRTFSHATDTWMFGVTLWEMFTHGLEPWLGLNGSQILHKIDKEGERLPKPEDCPQDIYNVMLQCWAQKPDDRPTFVALREFLLETMPTDMCALQDFDEPDKLQIQVNDVITIIEGRAENYWWRGQNKRTLKVGQFPRNVVTSVAGLSAHDISRPLKNSFIHTGHGDSNPHHCWGFPDRIDDLYLGNPMDPPDVLGLDLSAARPTQLPGRAKKEPPPRPPQPAVLIKKPSYDPVNEEEDLTPAGLKRLSLRKTGSVKGLKLKPAAWVSASKQGGGRTSGSGQNPNSEVSLIDFGEEYPLPTPSPSPVVEVPIPLLAKLALEAENLLDRTPPQSPSRSLPRPLHPTPVVDWDARPLPPPPAYDDVAQDEDDMEVSSINSSEQQTEAEHSDVHNPEEALSSGQKMEDEALVSRGSNRSGLEDNLFLPSKQSQDLSTSFSQSAELFQELQQECMRRLNVPAASAPRPCSPLQNSVSGPQTHQSPKTQEEQQQSVLSSSEDKPQIPPRVPIPPRPVKKGDYTSARWSRDLSLSPVPADTTENVSSTGQERPPQIPPRDPLSQPGSRTPSPMGLVVGSPQQRLYSVSPNTMQAAFTSCPPTHTYSSYLSTSPGKLMPTTHSFASDPKYAAPKVIQAQVQGKEPTSKGPCILPIVRDGRKVSNTHYYLLPERPPYLDRFDRFFREAESLPANDVEERHIRQANTATVRPMVVSSHTVQGHTQVQGLVLPGGDLKANFSSNNNSNLSGPRSGMKTSVSLPRVCSDGLTAPAVAASCTRTDGGGNTAERVKMVQEAVHGVTIEECQAALHNHNWNVQQAVHYLKVEQLFCLGLRSRSECLKLLEMCDWNLEVASTHMLDNYGSTTRQRR; from the exons AAACTGGGAAGTAGCATGCAGTGCGAGGAAGGGACGGAATGGTTGCTGGAGCTGCTGATGgaggtgcagctgcagcagtactTCCTACGGATCCGAGATGACCTTAACGTCACCCGGCTGTCGCACTTTGACTACGTCAAGAATGAAGACCTGGAGAAGATCGGCATGGGTCGACCCG GGCAGAGAAGGCTATGGGAGGCTGTGAAAAGGAGGAAAGCCATGTGCAAGCGCAAGTCCTGGATGAGCAAG GTTTTTAGTGGTAAACGTCCAGATGGAGGAGACTTGCCCCAGCAGGGCCAACCAGCCTCTTCATTTCGTAAGCTGTCTCCCACACCTCCTCTGGGCCTGGGGGAGGGAGTGCTAGCCACACAGCCCAGTGGGGGTGCTCTCCTTGATGGGCAGCAGCAGAGTCTGACCTGCCTCATCCCAGAGAAGGACTTGACACTGTTTGAGAAGCTTGGGGATGGCTCATTTGGCGTTGTGAAGAGAGGAGAGTGGCTGACACCTGCAGGGAAGGTG CTGAATGTAGCTGTGAAGTGTCTGAAGACAGATGTGCTCACCCAGCCTGACGCTCTGGAGGATTTCATCTGCGAGGTCAACGCCATGCACTCGCTGGACCATCAAAACCTGATTCGCCTCTACGGTGTGGTGCTCACACACCCAATGAAGATG GTGACTGAACTGGCACCTCTCGGTTCTCTGCTGGAGCGTTTGCGATGCATTCGTCCTCAAGGCCCAGTATTGATCCACACTCTATGCCAGTATGCTGtgcaggtggcttgtggcatgGCTTATCTGGAGCAGAGGAGGTTCATTCACAGAGACCTGGCAGCGAG GAACATCCTGCTGGCCTCGGCTCACAGAGTGAAGATTGGAGACTTTGGCCTGATGAGGGCGCTGCCCAACAACCATGAGCACTATGTCATGCAGGAGCATCGAAAGGTCCCTTTTGCATG GTGTGCCCCGGAGAGTTTAAAGACAAGAACATTCTCCCATGCAACAGACACTTGGATGTTTGGAGTCACTCTCTGGGAGATGTTCACACATGGTCTGGAGCCTTGGCTGGGTCTCAATGGTAGCCAG ATTCTCCATAAGATTGATAAAGAGGGAGAGCGCCTCCCTAAGCCAGAAGACTGTCCACAAGATATCTATAACGTCATGCTGCAGTGTTGGGCTCAGAAACCAGATGACAGACCAACTTTTGTTGCTCTGCGGGAGTTCCTGCTTGAG acTATGCCTACAGACATGTGTGCTCTACAGGACTTTGATGAGCCTGACAAACTCCAGATCCAGGTCAATGATGTTATCACCATCATAGAGGGGAG GGCAGAGAATTATTGGTGGCGAGGTCAAAATAAACGCACCCTAAAGGTCGGGCAGTTCCCCAGGAACGTGGTGACGTCTGTAGCAGGGTTGTCTGCGCATGACATCAGCCGTCCACTCAAGAATAGCTTCATCCACACAGGGCACGGAGACAGCAACCCCCATCATTGCTGGGGCTTCCCCGACAGGATCGATGA CTTGTACCTCGGGAATCCCATGGATCCTCCCGATGTTCTGGGTTTAGACCTGAGTGCTGCACGACCCACACAGCTACCAGGACGAGCTAAAA AGGAGCCTCCTCCCCGCCCTCCTCAACCAGCTGTGTTAATCAAGA AACCTTCCTATGACCCAGTAAATGAGGAGGAGGATCTGACCCCGGCAGGACTGAAGAGATTATCGCTTCGGAAAACTGGTTCTGTCAAAGGCCTCAAACTTAAACCGGCTGCGTGGGTCTCTGCTTCTAAACAGGGAGGAGGCAGGACTTCAGGCTCAGGCCAGAACCCTAACAGTGAAGTGTCCCTTATTGACTTTGGAGAAGAGTACCCCCTACCCACGCCCTCTCCCTCACCCGTGGTTGAAGTTCCAATTCCTTTATTGGCCAAGCTAGCTTTGGAAGCAGAAAACCTCCTGGACAGGACTCCGCCTCAAAGCCCATCAAGATCATTGCCCCGCCCCCTTCACCCCACGCCAGTAGTGGACTGGGATGCACGGCcattacccccacccccagcctaTGACGATGTAGCGCAAGATGAAGACGATATGGAG GTGAGCTCCATCAACAGCTCAGAGCAGCAGACTGAAGCAGAGCATAGTGATGTCCATAATCCAGAAGAAGCTCTCTCCTCTGGGCAAAAGATGGAGGATGAGGCTCTTGTCTCCAGGGGTTCAAACAGATCAGGTCTAGAGGACAACCTCTTTCTCCCCAGCAAGCAGAGCCAGGATCTGTCCACCTCCTTTTCACAGTCTGCAGAGCTCTTTCAAGAACTTCAACAAGAGTGCATGAGGAGGCTCAATGTACCAGCGGCAAGTGCTCCTCGGCCATGCTCGCCATTGCAAAACTCAGTCTCGGGTCCCCAAACTCATCAAAGCCCCAAGACCCAGGAGGAACAACAGCAGAGTGTCCTCTCCTCCAGTGAAGACAAACCGCAGATCCCCCCACGTGTTCCCATCCCCCCTCGCCCTGTAAAGAAGGGTGACTACACCTCTGCCCGCTGGTCAAGGgatctttctctttctccagtGCCGGCTGACACCACAGAAAACGTTTCAAGCACAGGTCAGGAACGACCACCTCAGATCCCTCCCAGAGACCCTTTGTCTCAGCCTGGCTCCAGAACTCCAAGCCCAATGGGGCTGGTAGTGGGTTCCCCACAGCAGAGACTCTACTCTGTCAGCCCCAACACAATGCAGGCTGCCTTTACATCCTGCCCCCCCACACATACCTACAGCTCCTACCTCTCTACCTCTCCAGGTAAACTCATGCCTACTACACACAGCTTTGCTTCAGATCCTAAATATGCTGCACCCAAAGTGATTCAGGCCCAAGTGCAGGGGAAGGAGCCCACTAGCAAAGGCCCCTGTATCCTGCCTATTGTCCGTGATGGGCGTAAAGTCAGTAATACTCACTATTACCTTCTGCCAGAGAGGCCGCCATATCTTGATCGATTTGATCGCTTCTTCAGGGAGGCTGAGAGCCTTCCTGCCAATGACGTGGAAGAAAGGCATATACGGCAAGCTAACACAGCCACAGTCAGACCGATGGTGGTCAGCAGTCACACAGTGCAGGGACACACCCAGGTACAGGGGCTGGTCCTGCCGGGTGGTGACCTGAAGGCTAATTTCTCCTCCAATAATAACAGCAATCTGAGTGGTCCACGGTCAGGGATGAAGACTTCAGTTAGTCTTCCTCGTGTCTGTTCAGACGGGCTGACAGCACCAGCAGTCGCTGCTTCCTGTACCAGGACAGACGGAGGAGGGAACACAGCTGAGAGGGTCAAAATG GTGCAGGAGGCGGTTCATGGTGTGACGATAGAGGAGTGCCAGGCTGCTCTCCATAATCACAACTGGAACGTCCAGCAAGCTGTGCATTATCTAAAG GTAGAGCAGTTGTTCTGTTTGGGTCTGAGGAGCAGATCAGAGTGTCTAAAGCTGCTGGAGATGTGTGACTGGAACCTGGAGGTGGCCAGCACTCACATGTTGGATAACTATGGTTCTACAACAAGACAAAG ACGGTGA